The Brassica napus cultivar Da-Ae chromosome C7, Da-Ae, whole genome shotgun sequence genome has a segment encoding these proteins:
- the LOC106409749 gene encoding MYB-like transcription factor EOBI, with product MSLWGVMGAGWGMVEEGWRKGPWTAEEDRLLIDYVRLHGEGRWNSVAKLAGLKRNGKSCRLRWVNYLRPDLKRGQITPHEETIILELHAKWGNRWSTIARSLPGRTDNEIKNYWRTHFKKKTKFPTNNAEKTKNRILKRQQFRQLRQMELQQEQQTLQFNQIDMKKIMSLIEDDNNNDNNFSSSSSGSSGEGGAFYVPHQIPHSTTSSGYDPNGNGFFPVPIPEANVNEDYTVWDGLWNLDVEGQGSFGGGACVPRKHCFPNVSIPFC from the exons atGAGTTTGTGGGGAGTGATGGGAGCAGGATGGGGAATGGTCGAAGAAGGTTGGAGAAAAGGGCCTTGGACTGCGGAAGAAGACCGTCTTTTGATCGATTATGTGCGTCTTCACGGTGAAGGCCGATGGAACTCTGTGGCGAAGCTCGCAGGGTTGAAGAGAAATGGCAAAAGCTGTAGGTTAAGATGGGTTAATTACTTAAGACCAGACCTCAAGAGAGGACAAATCACTCCTCATGAAGAAACCATTATCCTTGAGTTACATGCTAAGTGGGGCAACAG GTGGTCAACAATTGCTCGTAGTTTACCGGGAAGAACTGACAACGAGATCAAGAACTATTGGAGAACCCAtttcaagaagaagacaaaatttCCAACTAACAATGCGGAGAAGACGAAAAACAGAATCTTGAAGAGGCAACAATTTCGGCAGCTAAGACAGATGGAGTTGCAGCAAGAACAACAGACGCTTCAATTCAACCAAATCGACATGAAAAAGATCATGTCTTTAATAGAAGATGACAATAATAACGATAATAACTTCAGTAGCAGTAGTAGCGGCAGCAGTGGCGAAGGTGGTGCCTTCTATGTTCCTCATCAGATCCCACATTCAACAACAAGTTCTGGTTATGACCCAAATGGTAATGGGTTTTTCCCGGTGCCAATACCTGAGGCTAATGTCAACGAAGATTACACAGTTTGGGATGGTTTATGGAATCTGGATGTGGAAGGACAAGGAAGCTTTGGTGGAGGTGCTTGTGTCCCAAGGAAGCACTGTTTCCCGAACGTGTCTATTCCCTTCTGTTAG